One Mesoplodon densirostris isolate mMesDen1 chromosome X, mMesDen1 primary haplotype, whole genome shotgun sequence genomic region harbors:
- the GDI1 gene encoding rab GDP dissociation inhibitor alpha, producing the protein MDEEYDVIVLGTGLTECILSGIMSVNGKKVLHMDRNPYYGGESSSITPLEELYKRFQLLEGPPETMGRGRDWNVDLIPKFLMANGQLVKMLLYTEVTRYLDFKVVEGSFVYKGGKIYKVPSTETEALASNLMGMFEKRRFRKFLVFVANFDENDAKTFEGVDPQNTSMRDVYRKFDLGQDVIDFTGHALALYRTDDYLDQPCLETINRIKLYSESLARYGKSPYLYPLYGLGELPQGFARLSAIYGGTYMLNKPVDDIIMENGKVVGVKSEGEVARCKQLICDPSYVPDRVRKAGQVIRIICILSHPIKNTNDANSCQIIIPQNQVNRKSDIYVCMISYAHNVAAQGKYIAIASTTVETAEPEKEVEPALELLEPIDQKFVAISDLYEPIDDGSESQVFCSCSYDATTHFETTCNDIKDIYKRMAGSAFDFENMKRKQNDVFGEADQ; encoded by the exons ATGGATGAGGAATATGATGTGATCGTGCTGGGGACCGGCCTCACA GAATGTATCCTGTCGGGTATCATGTCCGTGAACGGGAAGAAGGTGCTGCATATGGACCGGAACCCCTACTATGGGGGCGAGAGCTCCTCCATCACCCCCCTGGAGGAG CTGTATAAGCGTTTTCAGTTGCTGGAGGGGCCCCCTGAGACGATGGGCCGGGGCCGAGACTGGAACGTTGACTTGATCCCCAAATTCCTCATGGCCAATG GACAGCTGGTGAAGATGCTACTGTATACAGAGGTGACACGCTATCTGGACTTCAAGGTGGTGGAGGGAAGCTTTGTCTACAAGGGGGGCAAGATCTACAAAGTACCGTCCACCGAGACCGAAGCCTTGGCTTCTA ACCTGATGGGCATGTTTGAGAAACGGCGCTTCCGCAAGTTCCTGGTGTTTGTGGCAAACTTTGATGAGAATGACGCCAAGACCTTCGAGGGCGTTGACCCCCAGAACACCAGCATGCGTGACGTCTACCGGAAGTTTGACTTGGGCCAGGATGTCATCGACTTCACTGGCCACGCCCTGGCGCTCTACCGTACCGATGA CTACCTGGACCAGCCCTGTCTTGAGACCATCAACCGCATCAAGTTGTACAGCGAGTCCCTGGCCCGGTATGGCAAGAGCCCGTATCTGTACCCACTCTATGGCCTTGGCGAGCTGCCCCAGGGCTTTGCAAG GTTGAGTGCCATCTACGGGGGGACCTACATGCTGAACAAACCCGTGGATGACATCATCATGGAGAACGGCAAGGTGGTGGGCGTGAAGTCCGAGGGAGAG GTGGCCCGCTGCAAGCAGCTGATCTGTGACCCCAGCTACGTTCCAGACCGCGTGCGGAAGGCTGGCCAGGTTATCCGTATCATCTGTATCCTCAGCCACCCCATCAAGAACACCAACGATGCCAACTCCTGCCAAATCATCATCCCCCAGAACCAGGTCAACAGGAAGTCAG ACATCTACGTGTGCATGATCTCCTACGCACACAACGTGGCCGCGCAGGGCAAGTACATTGCCATCGCCAGCACCACGGTGGAGACCGCAGAGCCCGAAAAGGAGGTTGAGCCGGCCCTGGAGCTGCTGGAGCCCATTGACCAGAA GTTTGTGGCCATCAGTGACTTGTACGAGCCCATTGACGATGGTTCCGAGAGCCAG GTGTTCTGTTCCTGCTCCTATGATGCCACCACACACTTTGAGACAACCTGCAACGACATCAAAGACATCTACAAGCGCATGGCAGGCTCCGCTTTTGACTTTGAGAACATGAAGCGCAAACAGAACGATGTCTTTGGAGAAGCTGACCAGTGA
- the FAM50A gene encoding protein FAM50A has protein sequence MAQYKGAASEAGRAMHLMKKREKQREQMEQMKQRIAEENIMKSNIDKKFSAHYDAVEAELKSSTVGLVTLNDMKAKQEALVKEREKQLAKKEQSKELQLKLEKLREKERKKEAKRKISSLSFILEEEDEAGDEEEEATMDDEELEREEITTKKRKLGKNPDVDTSFLPDRDREEEENRLREELRQEWEAKQEKIKSEEIEITFSYWDGSGHRRTVKMKKGNTMQQFLQKALEILRKDFSELRSAGVEQLMYIKEDLIIPHHHSFYDFIVTKARGKSGPLFNFDVHDDVRLLSDATVEKDESHAGKVVLRSWYEKNKHIFPASRWEPYDPEKKWDKYTIR, from the exons ATGGCTCAGTACAAGGGTGCCGCGAGCGAGGCGGGCCGCGCCATGCACCTGATGAAGAAGCGGGAGAAGCAGCGTGAGCAGATGGAGCAGATGAAGCAGAGGATCGCGGAG GAGAACATAATGAAATCCAACATTGACAAGAAGTTCTCTGCGCACTACGATGCCGTGGAGGCGGAGCTCAAGTCCAGCACCGTGG GTCTTGTGACCCTGAACGACATGAAGGCTAAACAGGAGGCCCTGGTGAAGGAGCGGGAGAAGCAGCTGGCCAAGAAGGAGCAGTCGAAGGAGCTGCAGCT GAAGCTGGAGAAGCTGCGAGAGAAGGAGCGCAAGAAGGAGGCCAAGCGGAAGATCTCCAGCCTGTCCTTCATCCTGGAGGAAGAGGACGAGGCAGGcgacgaggaggaggaggcgaCCATGGACGACGAGGAGCtggagagggaag AGATCACCacaaagaagaggaaactggggAAGAACCCAGATGTGGACACGAGCTTCTTGCCTGACCGAGACCGGGAG GAGGAGGAGAATCGCCTGCGGGAGGAGCTGCGGCAGGAGTGGGAAGCCAAGCAGGAGAAGATCAAGA GCGAGGAGATCGAGATCACCTTCAGTTACTGGGATGGCTCTGGGCACCGGCGTACAGTCAAG ATGAAGAAAGGCAACACGATGCAGCAGTTCCTGCAGAAGGCCCTCGAGATCCTGCGCAAAGACTTCAGCGAGCTCAG GTCGGCAGGGGTGGAGCAGCTCATGTACATCAAGGAGGACCTAATCATACCCCAC CACCACAGCTTCTATGACTTCATCGTCACCAAGGCGCGAGGGAAGAGCG GGCCCCTCTTCAATTTCGACGTTCACGATGATGTGCGGCTGCTCAGCGACGCCACCGTGGAGAAGGACGAG TCACATGCAGGCAAGGTGGTGCTGCGGAGCTGGTACGAGAAGAACAAGCACATCTTCCCCGCCAGCCGCTGGGAGCCCTACGACCCTGAGAAGAAGTGGGACAAGTACACG ATCCGGTGA